The Streptococcus pluranimalium genome contains a region encoding:
- the celB gene encoding PTS cellobiose transporter subunit IIC, translating to MNKVFEFLEKYLMGPMSIVSTWRPVRAIVAAGMASIPLTIVGSAFLVLSVIPQAFPLDFIADLWAATFDKFADLYLLAYKCTMGILSLYFAIVIGYEYTKIYAEEDGLEIDPMNGALLSVVAFFLTIPELKVTDDAIKALQVKDATINGWTVGGDSLTRLSTSGMFTAILMSILAVQLYRMCVARKWVIKMPEAVPEGVSRSFTALIPAFVVAFVVLLINGVFILLGTDIYKVIAIPFGFVTNIANTWLGIMVIYLIVHALWLVGIHGANIVMGLVNPILLANMAQNVDGANITYAGEFTNSYVTIGGSGATLGLCLFIAFMAKSEQLSMLGKASIGPALFNINEPLVFGLPIVYNPTLALPFMLAPMVSASIGYWAIKLGFVAKTIIQTPWPTPVGLGAYVGSGGNVPAFLVSLLCAAAAFVVWFPFIKMYDSQLLKEERENAAAISEA from the coding sequence ATGAATAAAGTGTTTGAATTCTTAGAAAAATATCTCATGGGTCCCATGAGTATTGTTTCTACCTGGCGTCCTGTTCGCGCCATTGTCGCTGCCGGTATGGCAAGTATCCCGCTTACTATTGTTGGATCAGCATTTTTGGTTCTAAGCGTTATTCCCCAAGCTTTTCCATTAGATTTTATTGCTGATTTATGGGCAGCGACGTTTGATAAATTTGCTGACCTTTATCTCTTAGCATATAAATGTACCATGGGTATCCTTTCACTATACTTTGCTATTGTTATTGGATACGAATATACAAAAATCTACGCTGAAGAAGATGGGCTTGAAATTGATCCAATGAATGGTGCTCTACTTTCTGTGGTTGCCTTCTTTTTGACAATTCCAGAGTTAAAAGTGACTGATGATGCCATCAAAGCATTGCAAGTCAAAGATGCAACAATCAATGGCTGGACTGTTGGTGGGGACAGCTTAACACGTCTTTCCACATCGGGTATGTTTACAGCTATTTTGATGTCAATCCTTGCTGTCCAATTATACAGAATGTGTGTGGCACGTAAATGGGTTATTAAAATGCCAGAAGCTGTTCCAGAAGGTGTGTCACGTTCATTCACAGCTTTGATCCCCGCATTTGTTGTAGCATTCGTTGTTCTTTTGATTAATGGTGTTTTCATTCTTTTAGGTACAGATATTTACAAAGTTATTGCTATTCCATTCGGTTTCGTTACTAATATCGCAAATACATGGCTTGGTATTATGGTTATCTATCTCATCGTTCATGCTTTATGGTTAGTTGGTATCCATGGAGCTAATATTGTTATGGGGCTTGTTAATCCAATTTTGCTTGCTAATATGGCGCAAAACGTTGATGGTGCAAACATTACTTATGCAGGTGAGTTCACTAACTCATATGTAACGATTGGTGGTTCAGGTGCAACTTTGGGACTTTGTTTGTTCATCGCTTTCATGGCAAAATCTGAACAACTTAGCATGCTTGGTAAAGCTTCTATTGGTCCAGCACTCTTCAACATCAATGAACCTCTTGTGTTTGGTTTGCCAATTGTTTATAATCCAACACTTGCTCTTCCATTTATGCTAGCTCCTATGGTTTCAGCTTCAATTGGTTATTGGGCAATTAAACTAGGATTTGTTGCAAAAACTATTATTCAAACCCCATGGCCAACACCAGTTGGGTTAGGTGCTTACGTAGGTTCAGGCGGTAATGTTCCAGCCTTTCTAGTATCACTTCTTTGTGCAGCTGCAGCCTTCGTTGTATGGTTCCCGTTCATTAAAATGTACGATAGTCAACTCCTCAAAGAGGAACGTGAAAATGCTGCTGCAATCAGTGAAGCATAA
- a CDS encoding DUF871 domain-containing protein has translation MSELGVSIYPSKSSFDDMSEYLKLAQSYGYTRVFTSMLEVAENAEETVESFKKIIAFGNQLGMKTSLDVNPKLFKALDITYNDLSSFVDMGIWSLRLDEGFTGYEEATMSHNPYNLKIELNISRGQHYIDLVNDFGANKRNLIGSHNFYPQSYTGLNLDYFIKTAKQYQSYNLLTAAFVDTESGKVGPWPVSNLMVSTEVQRQMSIFSQIQLLKLTGVIDDIFISSSLVSEEDLKIVAQAFHQSLPQIPVEVNRDISSIESKILFEEIHQYRGDYSDYMIRSSQPRVKYKLEKIEQGDISDIKRGDVIIGNNFAGQYKGELQVALKDRPNDGSQNIVAKINTDSQILLDFMLPWYHFLLMKIKD, from the coding sequence ATGTCAGAGTTAGGAGTTTCTATTTACCCATCAAAATCTAGTTTTGATGACATGTCTGAATATCTAAAATTGGCGCAAAGTTATGGTTATACAAGAGTCTTTACTTCTATGTTAGAAGTTGCAGAAAATGCTGAAGAGACAGTTGAATCCTTCAAAAAAATCATCGCATTTGGTAATCAATTGGGAATGAAAACGAGTTTAGACGTTAATCCAAAATTATTTAAAGCTTTAGATATTACTTATAATGATTTGTCTTCGTTTGTAGATATGGGCATTTGGTCTTTACGATTAGATGAAGGTTTTACTGGTTATGAAGAAGCAACTATGTCGCATAACCCCTACAATTTAAAAATTGAGCTTAATATTTCACGTGGTCAACACTATATTGATTTGGTCAATGATTTTGGTGCAAATAAAAGAAATTTAATTGGCTCTCATAACTTTTACCCACAGTCTTATACAGGTTTGAATCTTGATTATTTTATCAAAACTGCTAAACAATATCAGTCATATAATTTGTTAACTGCAGCTTTTGTTGATACGGAATCAGGAAAAGTCGGACCATGGCCTGTTTCTAATCTTATGGTTTCTACGGAAGTCCAACGACAGATGTCTATTTTTTCTCAAATTCAACTATTAAAACTAACAGGTGTTATAGATGATATTTTTATTTCATCATCATTAGTATCAGAGGAGGACTTGAAAATTGTTGCTCAAGCATTTCATCAATCACTTCCACAAATTCCAGTTGAAGTGAATCGTGATATTTCGAGCATTGAATCTAAGATACTTTTTGAAGAAATTCATCAGTATAGGGGTGACTATTCCGATTATATGATTCGTTCAAGCCAGCCAAGAGTTAAGTACAAATTGGAAAAAATAGAGCAAGGTGACATTAGTGATATTAAGCGTGGTGATGTTATTATTGGAAATAACTTTGCTGGTCAATATAAAGGGGAACTTCAAGTGGCGCTGAAAGATAGACCGAATGATGGTTCACAAAATATCGTAGCAAAAATCAACACAGATAGTCAAATTCTCTTAGATTTTATGTTGCCGTGGTATCATTTTTTATTAATGAAAATAAAGGATTGA
- a CDS encoding Cof-type HAD-IIB family hydrolase, which yields MTIKMIASDMDGTFLDDKGTYDRQRFESILDRLDERGIRFVVATGNNMDRINIMFRGLLDRLDFVVENGAHLLIKGETIDRFVLDQADVVQFLEYFKAQLAAYRVILAGTKYSYMLETAEWEITNHMISEEEAQAFVDAIVRVESFDDIPEDETIVKMSMMTGDAVEADAVMADFNAHFTGNLRAVTSGFGTIDIIQTGVHKAAGLQVLMEHYGVFADELMAFGDSGNDVEMLHLANYSYAVANAPQIIKQHAKFLAPDHKDNGVLEVIEDYLDSH from the coding sequence ATGACGATTAAAATGATTGCTAGCGATATGGACGGAACTTTTTTAGATGATAAGGGAACTTACGATCGTCAGCGTTTTGAAAGTATTTTGGATAGACTTGATGAACGAGGTATTCGCTTTGTAGTAGCAACTGGTAACAATATGGACCGTATTAATATCATGTTTAGAGGACTTTTGGACCGTCTAGATTTTGTGGTGGAAAATGGTGCTCATCTTCTTATCAAAGGCGAAACAATCGACCGTTTTGTCCTTGATCAAGCTGATGTTGTTCAGTTTTTAGAGTATTTCAAAGCGCAATTAGCAGCATATCGTGTGATTTTGGCAGGTACCAAGTATTCCTATATGTTGGAGACGGCAGAATGGGAAATTACGAATCACATGATTTCAGAAGAAGAAGCTCAGGCATTTGTAGATGCCATCGTTCGTGTCGAATCTTTCGATGATATTCCAGAGGATGAAACCATTGTTAAAATGAGTATGATGACAGGAGATGCAGTAGAGGCGGATGCTGTCATGGCTGATTTTAATGCGCATTTTACAGGTAATCTACGTGCTGTGACGTCTGGTTTTGGTACTATTGATATCATTCAAACAGGTGTCCATAAGGCTGCTGGTTTACAAGTTCTCATGGAGCATTATGGTGTTTTTGCGGATGAGCTTATGGCTTTTGGAGATAGTGGCAATGACGTAGAGATGCTACACCTTGCCAATTATTCTTATGCTGTTGCCAATGCACCGCAAATCATCAAACAACACGCCAAGTTTTTAGCTCCTGACCATAAGGATAATGGGGTTTTAGAAGTTATCGAAGACTATTTGGATAGTCACTGA
- a CDS encoding glycoside hydrolase family 1 protein gives MSKQFPKEFLWGGATAANQYEGAWDQGGRGPATSDTARAVAPEDRKTMGGEFTTPMNHERLEFALTDKEGLYPKRWGSDFYHRYKEDIALMAEMGFKTFRLSIAWSRIFPNGDETEPNEEGLAFYDAVFDELNKHGIEPLVTLSHYEFPIGLVKAYGGWKNRKVIDFFVHYAKTVFKRYKGKVKYWLTFNEINILGLTGYLSGGLLFEDGKLNLQDMYQAVHHQFIASSLATKVGHEIDPDNQIGMMLARMEAYPATCHPDDIMQSITKDHENLFYADVQIRGKYPSYMNRFFKENNINVVFEDGDEDILSQYTVDFMSFSYYMSSVTRHHNNQTEEQKATAGNLILGEANPYLEASDWGWQIDPVGLRVSLNKLYDRYQIPLFIVENGLGALDTLEDDGSVHDQYRIDYLDKHIKQMYEAIEDGVELMGYTMWGCIDLVSASTSEMSKRYGFVYVDADDQGNGSFDRYRKDSFYWYKEVIATQGQSILED, from the coding sequence ATGAGCAAACAATTTCCCAAAGAGTTTTTATGGGGCGGTGCAACAGCTGCCAATCAATACGAAGGAGCCTGGGATCAAGGTGGTCGTGGACCAGCAACCTCAGATACAGCAAGAGCAGTTGCTCCAGAAGACCGTAAGACCATGGGTGGTGAATTTACAACACCCATGAATCACGAACGTTTGGAGTTTGCCTTGACTGATAAAGAAGGCCTTTATCCAAAACGCTGGGGTTCTGATTTTTACCATCGATATAAGGAAGACATTGCTCTCATGGCTGAAATGGGCTTTAAAACCTTCCGACTTTCTATCGCTTGGTCTCGAATTTTCCCAAATGGTGATGAAACAGAGCCAAACGAAGAAGGTTTGGCATTCTATGATGCTGTTTTTGACGAATTGAACAAGCATGGCATTGAGCCCTTAGTCACGCTTTCCCACTATGAATTTCCGATTGGCTTGGTAAAGGCATACGGTGGTTGGAAAAATCGTAAAGTCATTGATTTCTTTGTCCATTATGCGAAAACGGTGTTTAAACGCTATAAAGGCAAAGTCAAATACTGGCTGACCTTTAATGAAATTAATATTCTTGGTTTGACTGGTTATCTATCTGGTGGTTTGCTTTTTGAAGATGGCAAACTCAATCTCCAAGACATGTACCAAGCGGTTCACCACCAGTTTATCGCCTCAAGTTTAGCGACTAAAGTGGGGCATGAGATTGATCCAGACAACCAGATTGGGATGATGTTGGCTCGTATGGAGGCTTACCCTGCAACCTGTCATCCAGACGATATCATGCAATCAATCACTAAAGACCATGAAAATCTTTTCTATGCTGATGTGCAAATTCGTGGCAAATATCCAAGTTATATGAACCGTTTCTTTAAAGAAAACAATATTAACGTGGTCTTTGAGGATGGTGATGAAGACATTCTCAGCCAATACACCGTTGATTTCATGAGTTTTTCATACTATATGTCATCTGTGACCCGCCATCATAACAATCAGACTGAGGAACAGAAAGCCACCGCTGGAAATTTGATCCTTGGAGAAGCCAATCCTTATCTAGAAGCATCTGACTGGGGTTGGCAGATTGACCCTGTGGGACTTCGTGTGTCGCTTAATAAACTCTACGATCGTTATCAAATCCCACTCTTTATCGTTGAAAATGGTCTTGGTGCCCTTGATACCCTTGAGGACGATGGTTCTGTTCACGACCAATACCGTATTGACTATTTGGACAAACACATCAAACAAATGTACGAAGCCATTGAAGATGGTGTTGAACTGATGGGATACACCATGTGGGGCTGTATTGATTTAGTATCAGCTTCAACCTCTGAAATGTCAAAACGTTACGGTTTTGTCTATGTTGACGCAGACGACCAAGGAAACGGCAGCTTTGACCGTTACCGTAAGGATTCTTTCTACTGGTACAAAGAGGTCATTGCAACACAAGGCCAATCCATTTTAGAAGATTAA
- a CDS encoding histidine phosphatase family protein — translation MTKLYLMRHGETLFNTQKRVQGACDSPLTELGIEQAKLAKTYFDQEGIAFDEVYSSTQERATDTAKLVSGREQVAQLKGLKEMSFGQFEAQPEMLLPKFREGANSFEDLLVPFGGEDIRQVGKRVHQAVAKVMAASTAENTLMVSHGAAMWGLILELGIQFPSGVYFSNCAICQFEVAEDCTLILEKVILPTQDFKTYDF, via the coding sequence ATGACTAAACTATATTTAATGCGACATGGGGAAACGCTCTTTAACACTCAAAAACGAGTGCAAGGAGCTTGTGATTCACCTTTGACAGAACTAGGGATTGAACAAGCTAAACTTGCTAAAACTTATTTTGATCAAGAAGGTATCGCTTTTGATGAGGTCTATTCGTCAACGCAAGAGCGGGCGACTGATACTGCTAAACTAGTTTCTGGACGTGAGCAGGTCGCTCAACTGAAAGGCCTTAAAGAGATGAGTTTCGGTCAGTTTGAAGCACAGCCTGAAATGCTCTTGCCAAAGTTCAGAGAAGGAGCAAACTCTTTCGAAGACCTCCTTGTTCCATTTGGTGGTGAGGATATTCGTCAGGTAGGCAAACGTGTTCACCAAGCAGTTGCAAAAGTGATGGCAGCATCAACTGCAGAAAACACATTGATGGTCAGCCACGGAGCAGCCATGTGGGGATTGATTCTTGAACTAGGTATTCAGTTCCCCTCAGGTGTGTACTTCTCAAACTGTGCCATTTGTCAGTTTGAGGTGGCAGAGGATTGCACATTGATCCTAGAAAAAGTTATCCTACCAACTCAAGATTTTAAAACCTATGATTTTTAA
- a CDS encoding histidine phosphatase family protein, with protein MTKTIYLMRHGQTRFNELKRIQGVCDSPLTDLGIEQATKARDYFQELGLDFTTVYSSTQERAVDTAEIASGRSDIIRLKGLKEMDFGTFEGQSETLNPPLTPGIGYGDYFVQHGGEDSMAVRQRMGDTVRDLLAKHDEGDVVLAVSHGAAIAQFYRGVLEHPPQVRMSNCAVLKFDVEDNDFSLDYIYDPINESLLYETKQ; from the coding sequence ATGACTAAAACTATATATTTGATGCGCCATGGGCAGACACGTTTCAATGAGCTTAAACGTATTCAAGGGGTCTGTGATAGTCCTTTGACAGATTTGGGGATTGAGCAGGCGACAAAGGCGCGTGATTATTTTCAAGAGTTAGGGCTAGATTTTACAACTGTTTACTCCTCCACACAAGAGCGTGCAGTTGACACAGCTGAAATTGCCTCAGGTCGCAGTGATATCATTCGTCTCAAAGGCTTGAAAGAGATGGATTTTGGGACTTTTGAGGGACAATCCGAAACCCTTAATCCGCCATTGACACCAGGTATAGGTTACGGCGACTATTTTGTACAGCATGGTGGGGAAGACTCTATGGCGGTGCGCCAAAGAATGGGGGATACCGTGAGAGATTTACTAGCAAAGCATGATGAGGGAGATGTTGTCTTAGCCGTCAGCCACGGTGCGGCTATTGCCCAATTTTACCGTGGTGTTTTAGAACATCCACCCCAAGTTCGCATGAGTAATTGTGCAGTCTTGAAATTCGACGTGGAAGATAATGACTTTAGCTTAGACTATATCTATGATCCTATTAATGAAAGCCTGCTTTATGAGACTAAACAGTAA
- a CDS encoding 6-phospho-beta-glucosidase → MTELKAFPDGFLWGGATAANQVEGAYDVDGRGLANVDVVPIGEDRFPIIAGQKKMFDFEEGYFYPAKGSIDFYHNYKEDIALFAEMGFKTYRMSIGWTRIFPKGDELEPNEAGLQFYENVFKELRKYDIEPLVTITHFDFPMHLIEAYGGWRNRKVIEFYERLCKVIFNRYKGLVKYWLTFNEINMILHAPFMGAGLYFEEGENQEQVKYQAAHHELVASAIATKIAHEVDPENKVGCMLAAGQYYPNTAHPRDYWAAMQEDRENYFFIDVQARGEYPNYAKKKFERLGLDIEMTDEDLALLKEHTVDFVSFSYYSSRVASGDPEVNEKTAGNIFASIKNPYLEASEWGWQIDPLGLRITLNTIWDRYQKPMFIVENGLGAVDTPDENGYVEDDYRIDYLRSHIETMNQAINEDGVELLGYTTWGPIDLVSAGTGEMKKRYGFIYVDRDNQGNGTLKRSKKKSFDWYKKVIASNGTDID, encoded by the coding sequence ATGACAGAATTAAAAGCTTTTCCAGATGGCTTCTTGTGGGGTGGTGCAACAGCTGCCAACCAAGTTGAAGGTGCCTATGATGTTGATGGACGTGGTTTAGCTAACGTTGACGTGGTACCGATTGGGGAAGATCGCTTCCCAATCATTGCTGGTCAAAAGAAAATGTTTGATTTTGAAGAGGGGTATTTTTACCCAGCAAAAGGCTCTATCGATTTTTACCATAATTATAAAGAAGATATTGCACTTTTTGCGGAAATGGGCTTTAAAACTTATCGTATGTCTATCGGTTGGACACGTATTTTCCCTAAAGGGGATGAGTTGGAGCCAAACGAAGCAGGTCTTCAATTCTATGAAAATGTCTTCAAAGAATTGCGCAAATACGATATCGAACCCTTGGTAACCATCACGCACTTTGATTTTCCTATGCATTTGATTGAAGCATACGGTGGATGGCGCAACCGTAAGGTGATTGAATTCTACGAGCGTCTCTGTAAGGTTATCTTTAACCGCTACAAAGGCTTGGTTAAGTACTGGCTAACTTTCAATGAAATTAACATGATTCTTCATGCACCATTCATGGGAGCAGGATTGTACTTTGAAGAAGGTGAAAACCAAGAACAAGTTAAATATCAGGCAGCTCATCATGAGCTAGTTGCATCAGCCATTGCCACAAAAATTGCCCACGAAGTTGACCCTGAAAACAAAGTGGGATGTATGCTTGCGGCTGGTCAATACTATCCAAACACAGCTCACCCACGTGATTATTGGGCAGCTATGCAAGAAGATCGTGAAAACTATTTCTTCATTGATGTGCAGGCACGTGGAGAATACCCTAACTACGCTAAGAAAAAATTCGAACGCCTTGGCTTAGACATTGAAATGACTGATGAAGACTTGGCGCTTTTGAAAGAACATACCGTTGACTTTGTCTCATTCTCTTACTATTCAAGCCGTGTGGCATCAGGTGACCCTGAAGTCAATGAAAAAACAGCTGGTAACATCTTTGCTTCTATTAAAAACCCATACTTGGAAGCATCTGAATGGGGTTGGCAAATTGACCCGCTTGGCCTTCGCATCACCTTGAATACCATTTGGGATCGTTACCAAAAACCAATGTTTATCGTTGAAAATGGTCTGGGTGCGGTTGATACACCAGATGAGAATGGTTATGTCGAAGACGATTACCGTATCGATTACCTTCGTTCACATATCGAAACCATGAACCAAGCCATCAATGAAGATGGTGTTGAGTTACTAGGTTATACAACATGGGGACCAATCGACCTTGTTTCAGCTGGAACAGGGGAAATGAAAAAACGTTACGGCTTTATCTACGTTGACCGTGATAACCAAGGTAATGGAACACTCAAACGTTCTAAGAAAAAATCATTTGATTGGTATAAGAAAGTCATTGCTTCAAACGGAACAGATATTGACTAA
- a CDS encoding YczE/YyaS/YitT family protein produces the protein MFHNVNRLNQILFYLIGVFLIGLGITLCTKASLGVSPVVSLAYNASVIFNIPIGITSFANFVLCIFLQFLLLRKEFNCFRVLQVVASFLTSFVMQIFDDILVTPETLALRFAWLLAGIAVMGCGASLTVAMRFIPNPADALAHTVGQVTGKGFGTGKNLIDIVFISSSLILSLTTGKGWLGVGIGTLIASLGTGRVIAVFFPIFEKLYETKVEKS, from the coding sequence GTGTTTCATAATGTTAATCGTTTGAACCAAATCCTATTTTACCTGATTGGGGTCTTCCTGATTGGTCTAGGAATCACCCTCTGTACCAAGGCTTCCTTGGGTGTGTCGCCCGTTGTTTCCTTGGCTTACAATGCTTCCGTTATTTTCAACATTCCTATCGGTATCACTAGTTTTGCAAACTTTGTTCTCTGTATTTTCCTTCAGTTTTTGTTGCTGCGAAAAGAGTTTAACTGTTTTCGTGTCTTGCAAGTGGTGGCTAGTTTTCTGACCAGCTTTGTCATGCAGATTTTTGACGATATCCTAGTGACACCAGAGACTCTTGCGTTGCGCTTTGCTTGGCTTCTTGCCGGGATTGCGGTTATGGGGTGTGGTGCTTCTTTGACTGTTGCTATGCGCTTCATCCCTAATCCTGCCGATGCTCTTGCCCATACCGTTGGCCAAGTAACTGGAAAAGGTTTTGGGACAGGTAAAAACCTCATTGATATTGTCTTTATTAGTTCTTCCTTGATCCTATCCTTGACAACTGGAAAAGGATGGCTTGGTGTTGGTATCGGAACTCTTATTGCTAGTCTGGGAACAGGACGTGTGATTGCAGTATTCTTTCCGATTTTCGAAAAACTGTACGAAACTAAGGTTGAAAAATCATAG
- a CDS encoding Cof-type HAD-IIB family hydrolase, with product MVKIIFLDVDGTLVDYDNRIPESAVKAIRLARDKGHKVYVCTGRSRAEMQPEIWDIGIDGMIGGNGSYVEDNGEVVMHQLISKDDAKHIVDWLHSRGLEFYLESNNGLFASENFKEAARPVLREYSLRKGKTEEEVKDQEAEDALHGLIYGGELYRDDLNKVSFILSDYQDHLDSIEEFPNLEAHTWGGRGETALFGDLGVKDINKARAIAVLLKHLGAEQKDTIALGDAKIDIPMLDYCQIGVSMGNGGPEILKMADMVTDDVAEDGLYNAFEKLGLFD from the coding sequence ATGGTAAAAATAATATTTTTAGATGTTGATGGGACTCTTGTTGACTATGATAATCGTATCCCAGAATCAGCAGTCAAAGCCATTCGCTTGGCGCGTGATAAAGGGCATAAAGTCTATGTCTGTACGGGACGAAGTCGCGCAGAAATGCAGCCAGAGATATGGGACATTGGCATTGATGGCATGATTGGCGGTAACGGCTCTTACGTCGAAGATAATGGAGAAGTGGTTATGCACCAGTTGATTTCTAAGGACGATGCTAAACATATCGTTGACTGGTTGCATAGTCGTGGCTTGGAGTTCTACCTTGAATCCAACAATGGTCTTTTTGCGTCTGAAAATTTCAAAGAAGCCGCTCGTCCAGTTCTTCGTGAATACAGCCTTCGCAAAGGAAAAACTGAAGAAGAAGTCAAAGACCAAGAAGCAGAAGATGCTCTTCATGGTTTGATTTATGGCGGTGAGCTATACCGTGATGACCTTAACAAAGTCAGCTTTATCTTGTCAGACTATCAAGATCACTTGGACTCTATCGAAGAATTTCCCAATCTTGAAGCTCATACTTGGGGAGGTCGGGGCGAAACAGCACTCTTTGGTGACTTAGGCGTTAAAGATATCAATAAAGCCCGTGCGATAGCTGTTCTTTTGAAGCATCTTGGTGCTGAGCAAAAAGACACCATTGCTTTAGGCGATGCTAAGATTGATATTCCTATGTTAGACTATTGTCAAATTGGTGTTTCGATGGGAAATGGTGGTCCTGAAATTCTCAAGATGGCAGATATGGTAACCGATGATGTCGCAGAAGACGGACTTTATAATGCCTTTGAAAAATTAGGGCTATTTGATTAG
- a CDS encoding TetR/AcrR family transcriptional regulator: MVKLDLRFEKTEKAIQDAFLKLLMAKELRQISVKEICQNAHISRNAFYQHYETKEHLYQAIQTEILLAMEDACRPVAENIADIQASENRQFLDNILIAVDQHQEKIYQLLKSQPASFSLAFRDMLIHANIKTNQQFTDHINLAFIHIFSGAVASFISYWLLETDLTLLEAQEQLFTILKHLNGN, from the coding sequence ATGGTCAAACTAGACTTACGTTTTGAAAAAACAGAAAAAGCCATACAAGATGCTTTTTTAAAGCTCTTGATGGCCAAAGAACTTAGGCAAATTTCAGTTAAAGAAATTTGTCAAAACGCACACATTTCTAGAAATGCTTTCTATCAACATTATGAAACCAAGGAACATCTCTACCAAGCAATCCAAACAGAGATATTACTGGCTATGGAAGATGCCTGTAGACCTGTAGCTGAAAATATTGCAGACATACAAGCCTCTGAAAACCGTCAATTTCTAGATAATATCCTAATTGCTGTCGATCAACATCAGGAAAAAATTTACCAATTACTGAAAAGTCAGCCAGCAAGTTTTTCACTGGCCTTCCGTGATATGCTCATCCATGCTAATATCAAAACAAATCAGCAATTTACAGATCATATCAATCTAGCATTTATTCACATCTTTTCAGGTGCGGTTGCGTCATTTATTAGCTATTGGTTATTAGAAACTGATTTGACACTACTTGAAGCTCAGGAACAACTGTTTACTATCTTAAAACACTTAAACGGCAACTAA
- a CDS encoding NAD(P)H-dependent flavin oxidoreductase: MGNRITDILGIEKPVIQGPMAWLTNGQFAGAVSAAGGLGVLGISAGQKEAATTVEDTIENMRREIRIARQITDKPLGINVAPGHPQTDIFTQPMLDLMVEEGGQVAVMVGTFSAEWTARFHDKGIKVVFRADTPTVENTEEAIQGGVDIIVATGFDEGGSVPETIIGTFSIVPMIVDAAKGRVPVMAAGGITDARTALAAFALGAEGLYVGTAFLMAEESILAPNIKEKVLSANASDLLFYRAVPFYYRSLKGELPEKLLQLSNEGASLEEIHKAQSGFNGMRNGMLFGDLSKGFASFGLGISMIDKIEPVAVIMDKLMSGIEEFV, translated from the coding sequence ATGGGAAATCGTATTACAGACATTTTAGGTATTGAAAAACCTGTTATTCAAGGCCCGATGGCTTGGTTGACAAATGGTCAATTTGCAGGTGCAGTCAGTGCAGCAGGAGGACTAGGCGTGCTGGGTATTAGTGCAGGACAAAAAGAAGCTGCGACGACAGTAGAAGACACCATTGAAAATATGCGTCGTGAAATTAGGATTGCTCGTCAAATAACAGATAAACCCTTGGGTATCAATGTTGCTCCAGGACATCCACAAACAGACATTTTTACGCAACCGATGCTGGATTTAATGGTCGAAGAAGGGGGTCAAGTTGCTGTTATGGTTGGCACATTTTCGGCAGAATGGACAGCTCGTTTCCATGATAAGGGCATTAAGGTCGTCTTTCGTGCCGACACGCCTACTGTTGAAAATACCGAAGAAGCGATTCAAGGTGGAGTGGATATTATCGTGGCGACAGGATTTGATGAAGGTGGTTCAGTACCGGAAACAATTATTGGCACTTTTTCAATTGTTCCAATGATTGTTGATGCAGCCAAGGGTCGAGTGCCAGTTATGGCTGCCGGTGGCATTACGGATGCCAGAACAGCTCTTGCCGCCTTTGCTTTGGGAGCTGAAGGTCTCTATGTCGGAACTGCATTTCTGATGGCAGAGGAGTCTATCCTTGCCCCTAATATCAAGGAGAAGGTACTCTCTGCGAATGCTTCTGACCTCTTGTTTTATCGAGCAGTACCATTCTATTACCGTTCGCTAAAAGGAGAATTACCAGAGAAACTGTTGCAACTTAGCAATGAAGGAGCAAGTCTCGAAGAAATTCATAAGGCTCAATCTGGTTTTAATGGTATGCGTAATGGTATGCTCTTTGGTGATTTAAGCAAGGGATTCGCTTCTTTTGGTTTGGGCATTTCCATGATTGATAAGATTGAGCCTGTGGCGGTGATTATGGATAAATTGATGAGTGGCATTGAGGAGTTTGTATAA